The following proteins are encoded in a genomic region of Brachypodium distachyon strain Bd21 chromosome 1, Brachypodium_distachyon_v3.0, whole genome shotgun sequence:
- the LOC100838360 gene encoding two-component response regulator-like PRR37 isoform X4: protein MDDAAQPPLCTWEHYIHKKIIRVLLVETDDSTRQIVTALLRHCMYQVIPAENGDQAWARLQDMQDNIDLVLSEVVMPGLSGISLLEKIMAHNVCKDIPVIMMSSNDAMGTVFKCLSTGAVDFLVKPIRKNELKNLWQHVWRRCHSSSGSGSGSGSESGIQTQKCTKSKSANESDNNSGSNDRNDDISMGLNARDGSDNGSGTQSSWTKLGVEIDSPQDMSPDHSADPPDSTCAHVIHPKSEICSNRWLPGKDMEKGAPSNLNADDQSSPNERSIKPTDGWCEYPPSQNNSKETMMENLEEPIVLAADLIGSMAKNMDAQQAARATDASNSSSKVPEGKDTDGDNAMPSLELSLKRPRSTGDGGNVVQEEPRNVLRRSDLSAFTRYNTFAVSNQGGTGFVGSCSPHGNSSEAVKTDCTYNVKSSSDAAQMKQGSNGSSNNNDMGSTTKDVVTKPGSNKFSAINGSTHTSAFHRVQQWTPAVAGKDGVGKKNAATTAGKDDKGGEAESKQPPRAAHDDQENGGSAEGLQSNVTDPSAPLEGHAANYGSNSGSNNNNNNNNNGSTAAAVAASTTAVNVEAGGIDKRSSSIMYMKRELRVAAVTKFREKRKERNFGKKVRYQSRKRLAEQRPRVRGQFVRQPAVAAATER, encoded by the exons ATGGACGATGCTGCCCAGCCGCCTCTCTGCACCTGGGAACACTACATTCACAAGAAGATTATCAGGGTCCTGCTGGTCGAGACCGATGACTCCACAAGGCAGATCGTCACTGCCCTGCTTCGTCACTGCATGTACCAAG TTATTCCTGCTGAAAATGGTGACCAAGCATGGGCACGTCTCCAAGATATGCAAGACAACATCGACCTTGTGTTGTCCGAGGTTGTTATGCCTGGTCTCTCTGGAATTTCTCTGCTCGAAAAAATCATGGCACACAATGTTTGCAAGGATATTCCAGTCATCA TGATGTCTTCAAACGATGCTATGGGCACAGTTTTCAAATGTTTGTCAACAGGTGCTGTCGACTTCTTAGTCAAGCCTATACGTAAGAACGAACTTAAGAACCTTTGGCAGCATGTATGGAGACGGTGCCACAGC TCCAGTGGCAGTGGCAGTGGCAGTGGAAGTGAAAGTGGCATTCAGACGCAAAAGTGTACCAAATCCAAAAGTGCCAATGAATCCGATAACAACAGTGGCAGCAATGATCGCAACGACGATATCAGCATGGGACTTAATGCAAGGGATGGCAGCGATAATGGCAGTGGCACCCAA AGCTCATGGACAAAGCTTGGTGTGGAGATTGACAGCCCACAGGATATGTCTCCAGATCATTCAGCCGACCCACCTGATAGCACTTGTGCGCATGTGATCCACCCGAAGTCAGAGATATGCAGCAATAGATGGTTACCAG GGAAGGACATGGAAAAAGGTGCCCCCAGTAACTTGAACGCAGATGATCAATCTTCCCCGAATGAGAGGTCCATCAAACCAACAGATGGATGGTGTGAGTATCCGCCCTCACAGAACAATTCGAAGGAGACAATGATGGAAAATTTGGAAGAGCCAATTGTTCTAGCTGCTGACCTAATTGGTTCAATGGCCAAAAACATGGACGCCCAGCAGGCAGCAAGAGCCACAGATGCTTCTAATAGCTCCTCCAAAGTGCCGGAAGGCAAAGATACGGATGGTGACAACGCTATGCCGTCGCTTGAGTTGAGCTTGAAGAGGCCGAGATCAACCGGAGATGGTGGAAATGTAGTCCAAGAGGAACCAAGGAATGTACTAAGGCGATCGGATCTGTCGGCATTCACGAG GTACAATACATTTGCGGTTTCCAATCAAGGCGGCACAGGATTTGTGGGGAGCTGCTCGCCACATGGTAACAGCTCAGAGGCAGTGAAAACGGACTGTACTTACAACGTGAAGTCAAGCTCAGATGCTGCTCAGATGAAGCAAGGTTCAAACGGTAGTAGCAACAACAATGACATGGGTTCCACTACGAAGGACGTTGTGACGAAGCCTGGTAGCAACAAGTTTTCAGCTATCAATGGTAGCACACACACATCAGCATTTCACCGTGTGCAGCAGTGGACACCGGCGGTGGCAGGGAAAGATGGAGTGGGCAAGAAGAatgcagcaacaacagcaggGAAAGATGACAAGGGTGGTGAAGCAGAGAGCAAGCAGCCTCCTCGTGCAGCCCATGATGATCAAGAGAATGGTGGATCTGCAGAAGGTCTTCAGTCCAATGTAACTGATCCTTCAGCCCCACTTGAAGGTCATGCTGCCAACTATGGTAGCAACTCAGGCagtaacaacaacaacaacaacaacaacaacggaagcaccgctgctgctgttgcagcTTCTACTACCGCTGTAAATGTGGAGGCTGGTGGCATCGAcaaaagaagcagcagcatcatGTACATGAAACGGGAGCTTCGAGTGGCTGCAGTCACCAAATTTagagagaagaggaaagaGCGAAACTTCGGGAAAAAG GTGCGGTATCAGAGCAGAAAGAGGCTAGCCGAACAGCGCCCACGGGTTCGTGGGCAGTTCGTGCGGcaaccggcggtggcggcggcgacggagagaTAA
- the LOC100838360 gene encoding two-component response regulator-like PRR37 isoform X2 codes for MDDAAQPPLCTWEHYIHKKIIRVLLVETDDSTRQIVTALLRHCMYQVIPAENGDQAWARLQDMQDNIDLVLSEVVMPGLSGISLLEKIMAHNVCKDIPVIMMSSNDAMGTVFKCLSTGAVDFLVKPIRKNELKNLWQHVWRRCHSSSGSGSGSGSESGIQTQKCTKSKSANESDNNSGSNDRNDDISMGLNARDGSDNGSGTQSSWTKLGVEIDSPQDMSPDHSADPPDSTCAHVIHPKSEICSNRWLPGTNNKKCKKQKENNGKDMEKGAPSNLNADDQSSPNERSIKPTDGWCEYPPSQNNSKETMMENLEEPIVLAADLIGSMAKNMDAQQAARATDASNSSSKVPEGKDTDGDNAMPSLELSLKRPRSTGDGGNVVQEEPRNVLRRSDLSAFTRYNTFAVSNQGGTGFVGSCSPHGNSSEAVKTDCTYNVKSSSDAAQMKQGSNGSSNNNDMGSTTKDVVTKPGSNKFSAINGSTHTSAFHRVQQWTPAVAGKDGVGKKNAATTAGKDDKGGEAESKQPPRAAHDDQENGGSAEGLQSNVTDPSAPLEGHAANYGSNSGSNNNNNNNNNGSTAAAVAASTTAVNVEAGGIDKRSSSIMYMKRELRVAAVTKFREKRKERNFGKKVRYQSRKRLAEQRPRVRGQFVRQPAVAAATER; via the exons ATGGACGATGCTGCCCAGCCGCCTCTCTGCACCTGGGAACACTACATTCACAAGAAGATTATCAGGGTCCTGCTGGTCGAGACCGATGACTCCACAAGGCAGATCGTCACTGCCCTGCTTCGTCACTGCATGTACCAAG TTATTCCTGCTGAAAATGGTGACCAAGCATGGGCACGTCTCCAAGATATGCAAGACAACATCGACCTTGTGTTGTCCGAGGTTGTTATGCCTGGTCTCTCTGGAATTTCTCTGCTCGAAAAAATCATGGCACACAATGTTTGCAAGGATATTCCAGTCATCA TGATGTCTTCAAACGATGCTATGGGCACAGTTTTCAAATGTTTGTCAACAGGTGCTGTCGACTTCTTAGTCAAGCCTATACGTAAGAACGAACTTAAGAACCTTTGGCAGCATGTATGGAGACGGTGCCACAGC TCCAGTGGCAGTGGCAGTGGCAGTGGAAGTGAAAGTGGCATTCAGACGCAAAAGTGTACCAAATCCAAAAGTGCCAATGAATCCGATAACAACAGTGGCAGCAATGATCGCAACGACGATATCAGCATGGGACTTAATGCAAGGGATGGCAGCGATAATGGCAGTGGCACCCAA AGCTCATGGACAAAGCTTGGTGTGGAGATTGACAGCCCACAGGATATGTCTCCAGATCATTCAGCCGACCCACCTGATAGCACTTGTGCGCATGTGATCCACCCGAAGTCAGAGATATGCAGCAATAGATGGTTACCAGgtacaaacaacaaaaaatgcaagaaacaaaaggaaaataatg GGAAGGACATGGAAAAAGGTGCCCCCAGTAACTTGAACGCAGATGATCAATCTTCCCCGAATGAGAGGTCCATCAAACCAACAGATGGATGGTGTGAGTATCCGCCCTCACAGAACAATTCGAAGGAGACAATGATGGAAAATTTGGAAGAGCCAATTGTTCTAGCTGCTGACCTAATTGGTTCAATGGCCAAAAACATGGACGCCCAGCAGGCAGCAAGAGCCACAGATGCTTCTAATAGCTCCTCCAAAGTGCCGGAAGGCAAAGATACGGATGGTGACAACGCTATGCCGTCGCTTGAGTTGAGCTTGAAGAGGCCGAGATCAACCGGAGATGGTGGAAATGTAGTCCAAGAGGAACCAAGGAATGTACTAAGGCGATCGGATCTGTCGGCATTCACGAG GTACAATACATTTGCGGTTTCCAATCAAGGCGGCACAGGATTTGTGGGGAGCTGCTCGCCACATGGTAACAGCTCAGAGGCAGTGAAAACGGACTGTACTTACAACGTGAAGTCAAGCTCAGATGCTGCTCAGATGAAGCAAGGTTCAAACGGTAGTAGCAACAACAATGACATGGGTTCCACTACGAAGGACGTTGTGACGAAGCCTGGTAGCAACAAGTTTTCAGCTATCAATGGTAGCACACACACATCAGCATTTCACCGTGTGCAGCAGTGGACACCGGCGGTGGCAGGGAAAGATGGAGTGGGCAAGAAGAatgcagcaacaacagcaggGAAAGATGACAAGGGTGGTGAAGCAGAGAGCAAGCAGCCTCCTCGTGCAGCCCATGATGATCAAGAGAATGGTGGATCTGCAGAAGGTCTTCAGTCCAATGTAACTGATCCTTCAGCCCCACTTGAAGGTCATGCTGCCAACTATGGTAGCAACTCAGGCagtaacaacaacaacaacaacaacaacaacggaagcaccgctgctgctgttgcagcTTCTACTACCGCTGTAAATGTGGAGGCTGGTGGCATCGAcaaaagaagcagcagcatcatGTACATGAAACGGGAGCTTCGAGTGGCTGCAGTCACCAAATTTagagagaagaggaaagaGCGAAACTTCGGGAAAAAG GTGCGGTATCAGAGCAGAAAGAGGCTAGCCGAACAGCGCCCACGGGTTCGTGGGCAGTTCGTGCGGcaaccggcggtggcggcggcgacggagagaTAA
- the LOC100838360 gene encoding two-component response regulator-like PRR37 isoform X3 — protein sequence MDDAAQPPLCTWEHYIHKKIIRVLLVETDDSTRQIVTALLRHCMYQVIPAENGDQAWARLQDMQDNIDLVLSEVVMPGLSGISLLEKIMAHNVCKDIPVIMMSSNDAMGTVFKCLSTGAVDFLVKPIRKNELKNLWQHVWRRCHSSSGSGSGSGSESGIQTQKCTKSKSANESDNNSGSNDRNDDISMGLNARDGSDNGSGTQSSWTKLGVEIDSPQDMSPDHSADPPDSTCAHVIHPKSEICSNRWLPDEIKGKDMEKGAPSNLNADDQSSPNERSIKPTDGWCEYPPSQNNSKETMMENLEEPIVLAADLIGSMAKNMDAQQAARATDASNSSSKVPEGKDTDGDNAMPSLELSLKRPRSTGDGGNVVQEEPRNVLRRSDLSAFTRYNTFAVSNQGGTGFVGSCSPHGNSSEAVKTDCTYNVKSSSDAAQMKQGSNGSSNNNDMGSTTKDVVTKPGSNKFSAINGSTHTSAFHRVQQWTPAVAGKDGVGKKNAATTAGKDDKGGEAESKQPPRAAHDDQENGGSAEGLQSNVTDPSAPLEGHAANYGSNSGSNNNNNNNNNGSTAAAVAASTTAVNVEAGGIDKRSSSIMYMKRELRVAAVTKFREKRKERNFGKKVRYQSRKRLAEQRPRVRGQFVRQPAVAAATER from the exons ATGGACGATGCTGCCCAGCCGCCTCTCTGCACCTGGGAACACTACATTCACAAGAAGATTATCAGGGTCCTGCTGGTCGAGACCGATGACTCCACAAGGCAGATCGTCACTGCCCTGCTTCGTCACTGCATGTACCAAG TTATTCCTGCTGAAAATGGTGACCAAGCATGGGCACGTCTCCAAGATATGCAAGACAACATCGACCTTGTGTTGTCCGAGGTTGTTATGCCTGGTCTCTCTGGAATTTCTCTGCTCGAAAAAATCATGGCACACAATGTTTGCAAGGATATTCCAGTCATCA TGATGTCTTCAAACGATGCTATGGGCACAGTTTTCAAATGTTTGTCAACAGGTGCTGTCGACTTCTTAGTCAAGCCTATACGTAAGAACGAACTTAAGAACCTTTGGCAGCATGTATGGAGACGGTGCCACAGC TCCAGTGGCAGTGGCAGTGGCAGTGGAAGTGAAAGTGGCATTCAGACGCAAAAGTGTACCAAATCCAAAAGTGCCAATGAATCCGATAACAACAGTGGCAGCAATGATCGCAACGACGATATCAGCATGGGACTTAATGCAAGGGATGGCAGCGATAATGGCAGTGGCACCCAA AGCTCATGGACAAAGCTTGGTGTGGAGATTGACAGCCCACAGGATATGTCTCCAGATCATTCAGCCGACCCACCTGATAGCACTTGTGCGCATGTGATCCACCCGAAGTCAGAGATATGCAGCAATAGATGGTTACCAG ATGAAATCAAAGGGAAGGACATGGAAAAAGGTGCCCCCAGTAACTTGAACGCAGATGATCAATCTTCCCCGAATGAGAGGTCCATCAAACCAACAGATGGATGGTGTGAGTATCCGCCCTCACAGAACAATTCGAAGGAGACAATGATGGAAAATTTGGAAGAGCCAATTGTTCTAGCTGCTGACCTAATTGGTTCAATGGCCAAAAACATGGACGCCCAGCAGGCAGCAAGAGCCACAGATGCTTCTAATAGCTCCTCCAAAGTGCCGGAAGGCAAAGATACGGATGGTGACAACGCTATGCCGTCGCTTGAGTTGAGCTTGAAGAGGCCGAGATCAACCGGAGATGGTGGAAATGTAGTCCAAGAGGAACCAAGGAATGTACTAAGGCGATCGGATCTGTCGGCATTCACGAG GTACAATACATTTGCGGTTTCCAATCAAGGCGGCACAGGATTTGTGGGGAGCTGCTCGCCACATGGTAACAGCTCAGAGGCAGTGAAAACGGACTGTACTTACAACGTGAAGTCAAGCTCAGATGCTGCTCAGATGAAGCAAGGTTCAAACGGTAGTAGCAACAACAATGACATGGGTTCCACTACGAAGGACGTTGTGACGAAGCCTGGTAGCAACAAGTTTTCAGCTATCAATGGTAGCACACACACATCAGCATTTCACCGTGTGCAGCAGTGGACACCGGCGGTGGCAGGGAAAGATGGAGTGGGCAAGAAGAatgcagcaacaacagcaggGAAAGATGACAAGGGTGGTGAAGCAGAGAGCAAGCAGCCTCCTCGTGCAGCCCATGATGATCAAGAGAATGGTGGATCTGCAGAAGGTCTTCAGTCCAATGTAACTGATCCTTCAGCCCCACTTGAAGGTCATGCTGCCAACTATGGTAGCAACTCAGGCagtaacaacaacaacaacaacaacaacaacggaagcaccgctgctgctgttgcagcTTCTACTACCGCTGTAAATGTGGAGGCTGGTGGCATCGAcaaaagaagcagcagcatcatGTACATGAAACGGGAGCTTCGAGTGGCTGCAGTCACCAAATTTagagagaagaggaaagaGCGAAACTTCGGGAAAAAG GTGCGGTATCAGAGCAGAAAGAGGCTAGCCGAACAGCGCCCACGGGTTCGTGGGCAGTTCGTGCGGcaaccggcggtggcggcggcgacggagagaTAA
- the LOC100838360 gene encoding two-component response regulator-like PRR37 isoform X1, with translation MDDAAQPPLCTWEHYIHKKIIRVLLVETDDSTRQIVTALLRHCMYQVIPAENGDQAWARLQDMQDNIDLVLSEVVMPGLSGISLLEKIMAHNVCKDIPVIMMSSNDAMGTVFKCLSTGAVDFLVKPIRKNELKNLWQHVWRRCHSSSGSGSGSGSESGIQTQKCTKSKSANESDNNSGSNDRNDDISMGLNARDGSDNGSGTQSSWTKLGVEIDSPQDMSPDHSADPPDSTCAHVIHPKSEICSNRWLPGTNNKKCKKQKENNDEIKGKDMEKGAPSNLNADDQSSPNERSIKPTDGWCEYPPSQNNSKETMMENLEEPIVLAADLIGSMAKNMDAQQAARATDASNSSSKVPEGKDTDGDNAMPSLELSLKRPRSTGDGGNVVQEEPRNVLRRSDLSAFTRYNTFAVSNQGGTGFVGSCSPHGNSSEAVKTDCTYNVKSSSDAAQMKQGSNGSSNNNDMGSTTKDVVTKPGSNKFSAINGSTHTSAFHRVQQWTPAVAGKDGVGKKNAATTAGKDDKGGEAESKQPPRAAHDDQENGGSAEGLQSNVTDPSAPLEGHAANYGSNSGSNNNNNNNNNGSTAAAVAASTTAVNVEAGGIDKRSSSIMYMKRELRVAAVTKFREKRKERNFGKKVRYQSRKRLAEQRPRVRGQFVRQPAVAAATER, from the exons ATGGACGATGCTGCCCAGCCGCCTCTCTGCACCTGGGAACACTACATTCACAAGAAGATTATCAGGGTCCTGCTGGTCGAGACCGATGACTCCACAAGGCAGATCGTCACTGCCCTGCTTCGTCACTGCATGTACCAAG TTATTCCTGCTGAAAATGGTGACCAAGCATGGGCACGTCTCCAAGATATGCAAGACAACATCGACCTTGTGTTGTCCGAGGTTGTTATGCCTGGTCTCTCTGGAATTTCTCTGCTCGAAAAAATCATGGCACACAATGTTTGCAAGGATATTCCAGTCATCA TGATGTCTTCAAACGATGCTATGGGCACAGTTTTCAAATGTTTGTCAACAGGTGCTGTCGACTTCTTAGTCAAGCCTATACGTAAGAACGAACTTAAGAACCTTTGGCAGCATGTATGGAGACGGTGCCACAGC TCCAGTGGCAGTGGCAGTGGCAGTGGAAGTGAAAGTGGCATTCAGACGCAAAAGTGTACCAAATCCAAAAGTGCCAATGAATCCGATAACAACAGTGGCAGCAATGATCGCAACGACGATATCAGCATGGGACTTAATGCAAGGGATGGCAGCGATAATGGCAGTGGCACCCAA AGCTCATGGACAAAGCTTGGTGTGGAGATTGACAGCCCACAGGATATGTCTCCAGATCATTCAGCCGACCCACCTGATAGCACTTGTGCGCATGTGATCCACCCGAAGTCAGAGATATGCAGCAATAGATGGTTACCAGgtacaaacaacaaaaaatgcaagaaacaaaaggaaaataatg ATGAAATCAAAGGGAAGGACATGGAAAAAGGTGCCCCCAGTAACTTGAACGCAGATGATCAATCTTCCCCGAATGAGAGGTCCATCAAACCAACAGATGGATGGTGTGAGTATCCGCCCTCACAGAACAATTCGAAGGAGACAATGATGGAAAATTTGGAAGAGCCAATTGTTCTAGCTGCTGACCTAATTGGTTCAATGGCCAAAAACATGGACGCCCAGCAGGCAGCAAGAGCCACAGATGCTTCTAATAGCTCCTCCAAAGTGCCGGAAGGCAAAGATACGGATGGTGACAACGCTATGCCGTCGCTTGAGTTGAGCTTGAAGAGGCCGAGATCAACCGGAGATGGTGGAAATGTAGTCCAAGAGGAACCAAGGAATGTACTAAGGCGATCGGATCTGTCGGCATTCACGAG GTACAATACATTTGCGGTTTCCAATCAAGGCGGCACAGGATTTGTGGGGAGCTGCTCGCCACATGGTAACAGCTCAGAGGCAGTGAAAACGGACTGTACTTACAACGTGAAGTCAAGCTCAGATGCTGCTCAGATGAAGCAAGGTTCAAACGGTAGTAGCAACAACAATGACATGGGTTCCACTACGAAGGACGTTGTGACGAAGCCTGGTAGCAACAAGTTTTCAGCTATCAATGGTAGCACACACACATCAGCATTTCACCGTGTGCAGCAGTGGACACCGGCGGTGGCAGGGAAAGATGGAGTGGGCAAGAAGAatgcagcaacaacagcaggGAAAGATGACAAGGGTGGTGAAGCAGAGAGCAAGCAGCCTCCTCGTGCAGCCCATGATGATCAAGAGAATGGTGGATCTGCAGAAGGTCTTCAGTCCAATGTAACTGATCCTTCAGCCCCACTTGAAGGTCATGCTGCCAACTATGGTAGCAACTCAGGCagtaacaacaacaacaacaacaacaacaacggaagcaccgctgctgctgttgcagcTTCTACTACCGCTGTAAATGTGGAGGCTGGTGGCATCGAcaaaagaagcagcagcatcatGTACATGAAACGGGAGCTTCGAGTGGCTGCAGTCACCAAATTTagagagaagaggaaagaGCGAAACTTCGGGAAAAAG GTGCGGTATCAGAGCAGAAAGAGGCTAGCCGAACAGCGCCCACGGGTTCGTGGGCAGTTCGTGCGGcaaccggcggtggcggcggcgacggagagaTAA